A genomic window from Streptomyces sp. NBC_00234 includes:
- a CDS encoding pectate lyase family protein: MRTPTCHGRVITTLVGCTALVLAATGTAQAASHPDLGRQTLAAHDGWASEGTGTTGGSAADADHVFTVTTWDEFRAALTAAAGAPSVIKVKGTIDATSQGCASFEAPGYDFDQYLADYDPAVWGLDAPLTGEQEELRAASADNQKLGIMAFVPADTTIVGVGRDAGIRGASLQIKGVENVIVRNLTIEAPLDCFPAWDPTDGETGAWNSEYDAVVVYGSRHVWVDHNTLTDGRYPDSTLPSYFGEIYQQHDGLLDIVRGADLVTASWNVLADHDKTLMIGNSDSAGADDRDKLRVTLHHNHFDGVVERAPRVRFGKVDAYNNHFTVTAGQKYGYSFGIGIESRLVAEKNSFTLPASVQAGTILKKWKEAPLTASGNYVNGAATDLVAVHNAQYPAEQLASGAGWTPELRTKVNDPRALPGLVGRNAGAGNLC, encoded by the coding sequence ATGAGAACCCCGACATGTCATGGGCGCGTCATAACTACGCTCGTCGGCTGCACCGCCCTGGTCCTGGCCGCCACCGGAACCGCCCAGGCGGCGAGCCACCCCGACCTCGGCCGCCAGACCCTCGCCGCCCACGACGGCTGGGCCTCCGAGGGCACCGGCACCACCGGCGGCTCCGCCGCCGACGCCGACCACGTCTTCACCGTGACCACCTGGGACGAGTTCAGGGCCGCGCTCACCGCCGCCGCCGGCGCCCCGTCCGTCATCAAGGTCAAGGGCACCATCGACGCCACCTCGCAGGGCTGCGCGTCCTTCGAGGCACCGGGCTACGACTTCGACCAGTACCTCGCCGACTACGACCCGGCGGTCTGGGGCCTCGACGCCCCCCTCACCGGCGAGCAGGAGGAGCTGCGGGCCGCGTCCGCGGACAACCAGAAGCTGGGCATCATGGCGTTCGTCCCCGCCGACACCACCATCGTGGGCGTGGGCAGGGACGCCGGGATCAGGGGCGCCAGCCTCCAGATCAAGGGCGTCGAGAACGTCATCGTCCGCAACCTCACCATCGAGGCCCCGCTGGACTGCTTCCCCGCCTGGGACCCGACCGACGGGGAGACCGGCGCCTGGAACTCCGAGTACGACGCGGTGGTGGTCTACGGCTCCCGGCACGTCTGGGTCGACCACAACACCCTCACCGACGGCCGCTACCCGGACTCCACGCTCCCCTCGTACTTCGGCGAGATCTACCAGCAGCACGACGGCCTCCTGGACATCGTCCGCGGCGCCGACCTGGTGACCGCCTCGTGGAACGTCCTCGCCGACCACGACAAGACCCTCATGATCGGCAACAGCGACAGCGCGGGCGCCGACGACCGGGACAAGCTGCGCGTCACCCTCCACCACAACCACTTCGACGGAGTCGTCGAGCGCGCCCCGCGCGTCCGCTTCGGCAAGGTCGACGCCTACAACAACCACTTCACGGTCACCGCGGGCCAGAAGTACGGCTACTCCTTCGGCATCGGCATCGAGTCCCGACTGGTGGCGGAGAAGAACTCCTTCACCCTGCCCGCCTCGGTGCAGGCGGGCACGATCCTCAAGAAGTGGAAGGAGGCCCCCCTGACGGCCTCCGGCAACTACGTCAACGGGGCCGCCACCGACCTCGTCGCCGTCCACAACGCGCAGTACCCCGCCGAGCAGCTCGCCTCCGGCGCCGGCTGGACGCCCGAACTCCGCACCAAGGTCAACGACCCGCGCGCCCTGCCCGGTCTCGTCGGCAGGAACGCCGGAGCAGGCAACCTCTGCTGA
- a CDS encoding glycoside hydrolase family 43 protein: MSGPSRLRSADLGDGTYRNPVLHADWSDPDVVRDGEDYYLTASSFGRAPGLPLLHSRDLVNWTLIGHALEHLEPAAEFAVPRHDCGVWAPSLRHHAGRFWIFWGDPDHGIQQISAEDIRGPWTAPHLLKAGKGLIDACPLWDEETGEAYLVHAWAKSRSGIKNRLTGHRMSPDGRELLDEGKTLVDADRIPGWFTLEGPKLYRHDGHFWIFAPAGGVETGWQGAFRSRDFFGPYEERVVLAQGRTPVNGPHQGGWVRTAQGEDWFLHFQAKGAYGRVVHLQPMGWDDEGWPVIGDAGEPVSVHTKPLAPAQPPEAPAFDDDFPGGRFGRQWQWTAAPRSGWTVEHADDGLRLSCVRTAYAHDLRALPNVLVQRLPAETFTVETGLALNSDEPGTKAGLAVLGDAFSWIGLEAGADGAPRLVHRYAETVAEHERDAEHPRPAPEGRVRLRVEVTAGARCRFFADTGDGEGFRPSGQVFAATPWRWVGALLGLFATAPAGSGPAGTADFTAFRTAD; this comes from the coding sequence ATGAGCGGCCCGTCGAGGCTCCGCTCCGCCGACCTCGGCGACGGCACGTACCGCAACCCCGTGCTGCACGCCGACTGGTCCGACCCGGATGTCGTGCGCGACGGGGAGGACTACTACCTGACCGCGTCCAGCTTCGGCCGGGCCCCCGGGCTGCCCCTCCTGCACTCCCGTGACCTGGTCAACTGGACCCTCATCGGGCACGCCCTGGAGCACCTCGAACCGGCCGCCGAATTCGCCGTACCGCGCCACGACTGCGGAGTGTGGGCGCCCTCCCTGCGCCACCACGCGGGTCGGTTCTGGATCTTCTGGGGCGACCCCGACCACGGCATCCAGCAGATCAGTGCCGAGGACATCCGGGGGCCGTGGACCGCACCGCACCTCCTCAAGGCCGGCAAGGGGCTGATCGACGCCTGCCCGCTGTGGGACGAGGAGACCGGCGAGGCGTACCTCGTGCACGCCTGGGCCAAGTCCCGGTCCGGGATCAAGAACCGGCTCACCGGCCACCGGATGAGCCCCGACGGGCGCGAACTGCTCGACGAGGGCAAGACGCTGGTGGACGCCGACCGGATTCCCGGCTGGTTCACCCTCGAGGGCCCCAAGCTCTACCGCCACGACGGACACTTCTGGATCTTCGCCCCGGCCGGCGGGGTGGAGACCGGCTGGCAGGGCGCGTTCCGGTCGCGGGACTTCTTCGGCCCGTACGAGGAGCGCGTCGTCCTCGCCCAGGGCCGTACCCCGGTCAACGGACCGCACCAGGGCGGCTGGGTGCGTACGGCGCAGGGCGAGGACTGGTTCCTGCACTTCCAGGCCAAGGGAGCGTACGGGCGCGTCGTCCACCTCCAGCCGATGGGCTGGGACGACGAGGGCTGGCCCGTCATCGGGGACGCGGGCGAACCCGTCTCCGTGCACACCAAGCCCCTCGCCCCCGCACAGCCGCCCGAAGCACCCGCCTTCGACGACGACTTCCCCGGCGGGCGCTTCGGCCGCCAGTGGCAGTGGACGGCAGCCCCCCGGTCGGGCTGGACGGTCGAGCACGCCGACGACGGACTGCGCCTCAGCTGCGTACGGACCGCGTACGCCCACGACCTGCGGGCCCTGCCCAACGTGCTGGTCCAGCGCCTGCCCGCCGAGACGTTCACCGTCGAGACGGGTCTCGCGCTGAACAGCGACGAGCCGGGCACCAAGGCCGGACTCGCCGTACTGGGCGACGCGTTCAGCTGGATCGGCCTGGAGGCGGGGGCCGACGGTGCGCCGCGGCTGGTGCACCGGTACGCCGAGACCGTCGCCGAACACGAACGCGACGCCGAGCACCCCCGCCCCGCCCCGGAGGGCCGCGTCCGCCTCCGTGTCGAGGTCACGGCCGGCGCCCGCTGCCGCTTCTTCGCGGACACCGGCGACGGCGAGGGCTTCCGCCCCTCCGGGCAGGTCTTCGCGGCGACGCCCTGGCGCTGGGTCGGCGCCCTCCTCGGACTGTTCGCCACCGCGCCGGCCGGGTCGGGACCCGCCGGAACGGCCGACTTCACCGCCTTCCGCACCGCGGACTGA
- a CDS encoding rhamnogalacturonan acetylesterase: protein MSLTRRRTAAALLALPVAFAATPAFAESSSGGGRPRPRTLHIAGDSTAAQKYADAAPETGWGMALPFFLGHGVDIANHAVNGRSSKSFIDEGRLAVLLEGVREGDLVLIQFGHNDEKSADPTRYTEPWSTYQEYLRQYIEGARARGGLPVLATPVERRKFDASGTALPSHGEYPAAMRALAEEEDVALLDVQALSIALWQKLGVEETKTYFNWTATEQDNTHFNPPGAIAVARLVATGLLDHRALDAREVRRLDDEIPESWITWPQA, encoded by the coding sequence ATGTCCCTCACCCGCCGACGTACGGCAGCCGCGCTCCTCGCGCTGCCCGTCGCCTTCGCCGCCACCCCCGCCTTCGCCGAGAGCAGCAGCGGCGGCGGCCGGCCCAGGCCGCGGACCCTGCACATCGCGGGCGACTCCACCGCCGCCCAGAAGTACGCCGACGCCGCACCCGAGACCGGCTGGGGCATGGCCCTGCCCTTCTTCCTCGGCCACGGCGTCGACATCGCCAACCACGCGGTGAACGGCCGTAGTTCGAAGAGCTTCATCGACGAGGGGCGCCTCGCCGTGCTTCTGGAGGGCGTCCGCGAGGGCGACCTCGTGCTCATCCAGTTCGGGCACAACGACGAGAAGAGCGCCGACCCGACCCGGTACACGGAGCCCTGGTCGACGTATCAGGAGTACCTGCGGCAGTACATCGAGGGCGCGCGGGCCCGTGGCGGGCTGCCCGTCCTCGCGACCCCCGTCGAGCGCCGGAAGTTCGACGCGAGCGGTACGGCCCTGCCCAGCCACGGCGAGTATCCCGCGGCGATGCGGGCGCTGGCCGAGGAGGAGGACGTGGCGCTGCTCGACGTCCAGGCCCTGTCGATCGCCCTCTGGCAGAAGCTCGGCGTCGAAGAGACCAAGACGTACTTCAACTGGACCGCGACCGAGCAGGACAACACCCACTTCAACCCGCCGGGCGCGATCGCCGTGGCCCGCCTCGTCGCGACCGGGCTGCTGGACCACCGCGCGCTCGACGCGCGCGAGGTACGCCGCCTGGACGACGAGATCCCCGAGTCCTGGATCACCTGGCCCCAAGCCTGA
- a CDS encoding Gfo/Idh/MocA family protein, which translates to MSTATPLPIVLAGARGHGRWHLANIRSLQDQGLVRLAGICELSPLGPAELDAFAGELPEQSADFGALLDSTGARAAVICTPIQTHTELALTAAARGVHLLLEKPPAATYADYTRMADGVREAGVACQIGFQSFGSHAVPAIRELVRTGAIGTVQGFGAAGAWVRDDAYYRRAPWAGRRRIGDTDVVDGVLTNPLAHAVATALALAGDGTAEEVAAIETQLFRANDIEADDTSCLRITTTGGVPVTVAVTLCAERADEPYVIVHGDRGRITFWYKQDRVLVQRAGRGPEEVVHGRTDLLRNLVDHLAHGTALLVPPHRTGAFMRVVEAVRTAPEPTALPADAWYTEPATAATGRRRIVRGIDALVAAGADTLTLFSELGAPWAQPSEVSTP; encoded by the coding sequence ATGAGCACCGCCACCCCCCTCCCGATCGTCCTCGCGGGAGCCCGCGGCCACGGGCGCTGGCACCTCGCCAACATCCGCAGCCTCCAGGACCAGGGCCTCGTCAGGCTCGCCGGGATCTGCGAGCTGAGCCCGCTCGGCCCTGCCGAACTCGACGCCTTCGCCGGGGAACTCCCGGAGCAGTCGGCCGACTTCGGGGCACTCCTCGACTCCACCGGTGCCCGCGCCGCCGTCATCTGCACCCCGATCCAGACCCACACCGAGCTGGCACTCACCGCCGCGGCCCGCGGCGTCCACCTCCTCCTGGAGAAGCCGCCCGCCGCCACGTACGCCGACTACACACGGATGGCCGACGGCGTACGGGAAGCCGGCGTCGCCTGCCAGATCGGCTTCCAGTCCTTCGGCTCGCACGCCGTCCCCGCCATCCGGGAACTCGTCCGCACGGGCGCGATCGGCACCGTCCAGGGCTTCGGCGCCGCCGGTGCCTGGGTCCGTGACGACGCCTACTACCGGCGGGCGCCCTGGGCCGGACGTCGCAGGATCGGTGACACCGACGTGGTCGACGGGGTCCTCACTAACCCCCTCGCCCACGCCGTCGCCACCGCGCTCGCCCTCGCGGGCGACGGGACCGCCGAGGAGGTGGCGGCCATCGAGACCCAGCTGTTCCGGGCCAACGACATCGAGGCCGACGACACCTCCTGCCTCCGCATCACCACCACGGGGGGAGTGCCGGTCACCGTCGCCGTCACCCTCTGCGCCGAACGGGCCGACGAACCGTATGTGATCGTCCACGGCGACCGCGGGCGGATCACCTTCTGGTACAAGCAGGACCGCGTCCTCGTCCAGCGCGCGGGCCGCGGCCCCGAGGAAGTCGTGCACGGAAGGACCGACCTCCTGCGGAACCTGGTCGACCACCTCGCCCACGGCACCGCGCTCCTCGTCCCCCCGCACCGCACCGGCGCGTTCATGCGCGTCGTGGAGGCCGTGCGCACCGCCCCCGAACCCACCGCGCTGCCCGCCGACGCCTGGTACACCGAACCGGCCACGGCCGCCACGGGCCGACGGCGGATCGTGCGCGGCATCGACGCACTGGTCGCCGCGGGCGCCGACACCCTCACCCTCTTCTCCGAACTCGGCGCCCCCTGGGCGCAACCCAGCGAGGTGAGTACACCGTGA
- a CDS encoding pectinesterase family protein codes for MTSYAPLARRSFLAGALATAGIALAPRAFAAEAAPFGRYGSPSARPTARTRYVDPLGRGDHTTVQAAVDAVSGTGATLVLAPAVYRETVSVTEARAGLTLIGASEDPRDTVIVYDNAAGTPRPDGSGTYGTSGSATTTVRAADFTAHRITFANDWLRADHPEISGTQAVAIKVMGDRSAFHHCRFLGHQDTLYSDTLSLSVFARHYFAHCYAEGDVDFVFGRATSVFEHCRFHALDRDVDFTPEGMVFAPSTARANPYGYLAVRSRFTSGAEDAAYKLARPWVPSSDPTAWPSLVVRDSVIGAGTDAAAPYTNMSSGYPWQDQRFAEYANTGPGARVPVPENRPQLTPEQAGLHTRAAYLGDWRPYC; via the coding sequence ATGACCTCGTACGCCCCCCTCGCCCGCCGCTCCTTCCTCGCGGGCGCGCTCGCCACCGCCGGAATCGCCCTCGCTCCCCGGGCGTTCGCCGCGGAAGCGGCCCCCTTCGGCCGGTACGGATCGCCGTCCGCCCGTCCCACCGCGCGGACCCGCTACGTCGATCCGCTCGGCCGCGGCGACCACACCACCGTCCAGGCGGCGGTCGACGCGGTCTCGGGCACCGGCGCCACGCTCGTCCTGGCCCCCGCCGTGTACCGCGAGACCGTCTCCGTGACCGAGGCCCGCGCCGGCCTGACCCTGATCGGGGCGAGCGAGGACCCGCGCGACACGGTCATCGTGTACGACAACGCGGCCGGCACCCCGCGGCCCGACGGCTCCGGCACGTACGGGACCAGCGGATCGGCCACCACCACGGTCCGGGCCGCGGACTTCACCGCCCACCGGATCACCTTCGCCAACGACTGGCTGCGCGCGGACCACCCGGAGATCTCCGGCACCCAGGCCGTCGCCATCAAGGTCATGGGCGACCGCTCGGCGTTCCACCACTGCCGCTTCCTCGGCCACCAGGACACCCTGTACTCCGACACCCTCTCGCTGTCCGTCTTCGCCCGGCACTACTTCGCGCACTGCTACGCCGAGGGCGACGTCGACTTCGTCTTCGGCCGCGCGACCAGCGTCTTCGAGCACTGCCGCTTCCACGCCCTGGACCGGGACGTCGACTTCACCCCGGAAGGCATGGTCTTCGCCCCGTCCACCGCCCGCGCCAACCCCTACGGCTATCTGGCGGTGCGCTCCCGCTTCACCAGTGGCGCGGAGGACGCGGCCTACAAACTGGCCAGGCCATGGGTGCCGAGTTCCGACCCCACCGCCTGGCCGTCCCTCGTCGTACGCGATTCGGTCATCGGGGCGGGCACCGACGCCGCCGCCCCGTACACCAACATGTCGTCCGGCTACCCGTGGCAGGACCAGCGCTTCGCCGAGTACGCCAACACCGGCCCCGGGGCCCGCGTCCCGGTCCCCGAGAACCGTCCCCAGCTCACCCCGGAACAGGCGGGCCTGCACACCCGCGCCGCGTACCTGGGGGACTGGCGCCCGTACTGCTGA
- a CDS encoding pectinesterase family protein, producing MGAATMHLRTKRTRAGTFATGVALAAALLVPSAPGPAAAAAVTGARDSADHRTWSDTPHGFASLAGGTTGGLGGKVVTVSTQSDLVRYAGAEGPYIIRVAGSIAVEPFGGDIDVTSDKTIVGVGDTAEIVHGELHLNPGTSNVVIRNLTIRDSYVEGDWDGKTTDFDAIQMDSVDHVWIDHNRLTHMGDGLLDIRKDSEYVTVSYNHFDTHNKALGIGWTTNVKTQITIDHNWFSGTKQRNPSADNCAYAHLYNNYLSAQVADGDPVWTYGNWARGATKMVIENSYYEDVQHPYQADATAELVQRGSILENTTGRTDAWGAAFEPRDFYPYTLDPAADVPKLVTRYSGPQKNIGTDTLLRVPAHYPTVQAAVDAVPAGNDGRITVRLAPGTYREHVRIGRNQPYVSLVGTGARRSDTLVVFNTPAGELKPDGTTQGSWGSATLVVEGHDFTARNLTFSNDFDEAAVELNGEQALAVKTTGDRLTFTDTGFLGNQDTLMTDTPTLTQKARVYIRDSYIEGDVDFVYGRATTVVERSVIKALSRGSDTNNGYITAASTWKENPYGFLIVRSRIISDAPADSFHLGRPWHPGGNPDAIGQVLVRETLLPAAIKASPWTDMSGFPWQEARFAEYRTYGPGAAVTADRPQLPAQDAAHHDVADYLAGEDGWTPHRTQY from the coding sequence ATGGGAGCCGCAACGATGCACCTCCGTACCAAGCGCACCAGAGCCGGTACCTTCGCCACGGGCGTCGCCCTGGCCGCCGCCCTCCTCGTGCCGAGCGCACCGGGACCGGCCGCCGCGGCGGCCGTCACCGGTGCGCGGGACTCCGCGGACCACCGCACCTGGTCCGACACCCCGCACGGCTTCGCCTCCCTCGCGGGCGGGACCACCGGGGGACTCGGCGGCAAGGTGGTCACCGTCTCCACCCAGTCGGACCTGGTGAGGTACGCCGGGGCCGAGGGGCCCTACATCATCCGGGTCGCGGGCTCCATCGCCGTCGAGCCCTTCGGCGGCGACATCGACGTGACCTCCGACAAGACCATCGTCGGTGTCGGCGACACGGCCGAGATCGTCCACGGCGAGCTGCATCTGAACCCCGGCACCAGCAACGTCGTCATCCGCAACCTCACCATCCGCGACTCGTACGTCGAGGGCGACTGGGACGGCAAGACCACCGACTTCGACGCCATCCAGATGGACTCGGTCGACCACGTCTGGATCGACCACAACCGCCTCACGCACATGGGCGACGGGCTCCTCGACATCCGCAAGGACAGCGAGTACGTCACCGTCTCCTACAACCACTTCGACACCCACAACAAGGCGCTCGGCATCGGCTGGACCACGAACGTCAAGACGCAGATCACCATCGACCACAACTGGTTCAGCGGGACCAAGCAGCGCAACCCGTCGGCCGACAACTGCGCCTACGCCCACCTCTACAACAACTACCTCTCCGCGCAGGTCGCGGACGGGGACCCGGTGTGGACGTACGGCAACTGGGCCCGCGGCGCCACGAAGATGGTCATCGAGAACAGCTACTACGAGGACGTCCAGCACCCCTACCAGGCCGACGCCACCGCCGAACTGGTCCAGCGGGGCTCGATCCTGGAGAACACCACCGGGCGCACCGACGCCTGGGGCGCCGCCTTCGAGCCGCGCGACTTCTACCCGTACACCCTGGACCCTGCCGCCGACGTCCCGAAGCTGGTCACCCGCTACTCGGGGCCGCAGAAGAACATCGGCACCGACACGCTCCTGCGGGTCCCGGCCCACTACCCGACGGTGCAGGCGGCCGTCGACGCGGTGCCCGCGGGCAACGACGGACGGATCACGGTCCGGCTCGCCCCCGGCACGTACCGCGAGCACGTGAGGATCGGGAGGAACCAGCCGTACGTCTCCCTCGTCGGCACCGGTGCGCGCCGCTCCGACACCCTCGTCGTCTTCAATACCCCGGCCGGTGAGCTCAAGCCCGACGGCACCACCCAGGGCTCGTGGGGCAGCGCGACCCTGGTCGTCGAAGGGCACGACTTCACCGCCCGCAACCTCACCTTCTCCAACGACTTCGACGAGGCGGCCGTCGAGCTGAACGGCGAGCAGGCCCTCGCCGTGAAGACCACGGGAGACCGGCTGACCTTCACGGACACCGGCTTCCTGGGCAACCAGGACACCCTGATGACCGACACGCCCACCCTCACCCAGAAGGCCCGCGTCTACATCCGGGACTCCTACATCGAGGGCGACGTCGACTTCGTCTACGGGCGCGCCACCACCGTGGTCGAACGCTCCGTGATCAAGGCGCTCAGCCGCGGCTCGGACACCAACAACGGCTACATCACGGCCGCTTCGACCTGGAAGGAGAACCCGTACGGCTTCCTGATCGTCCGGAGCCGGATCATCAGCGACGCCCCCGCGGACTCCTTCCACCTCGGCCGGCCCTGGCACCCGGGCGGCAACCCCGACGCGATCGGCCAGGTCCTCGTCCGCGAGACGCTGCTGCCCGCCGCGATCAAGGCGAGCCCCTGGACCGACATGAGCGGCTTCCCCTGGCAGGAGGCGCGGTTCGCCGAGTACCGGACGTACGGCCCGGGCGCCGCCGTCACCGCGGACCGTCCGCAGCTTCCGGCGCAGGACGCCGCACACCACGACGTGGCCGACTACCTCGCGGGCGAGGACGGTTGGACCCCCCACCGCACGCAGTACTGA
- a CDS encoding ABC transporter substrate-binding protein, which produces MNISKTYRGRAAAAVSLTAVLALTATACGDDGSTSGKEGSGKGEITFWDNNGGPRTAVWTEIIKDFEKKYPDIDVKYVPIPIADVQSKYDTAIAGGGLPDVGGVGTAYLSNIVSQEALEPVQDRIKESALDGKLVESMVASVKVAGGRGEDMYSVPTSANNGTTWYRTDLFKAAGLEAPTTWAKFYEAAEALTDSKDNKFGYTIRGGAGSIAQAIDASYGQSGITEFWDGDKTTLNDPKNVAALEKYAGLFKKTTPSADVNNDFTKMVAQWDTGTIGMLSHNLGSYQDHLKALGPDKFAGIPNPLGDSGQRVQVSNPVDGLGLFRASKNKTAAWKFIEFAASHESNSKWNEAAGAIPANTEAAKDPWIAASEPTALGAKALTDGSTTIVQLPYYLPDWNNISKADNEPEFQKLLLGKVTAKAFLDKIADELNAAQKEWKELGNG; this is translated from the coding sequence ATGAACATCTCGAAGACGTACCGGGGGCGCGCCGCGGCAGCGGTCTCCCTCACGGCAGTGCTCGCGCTGACGGCCACGGCCTGCGGTGACGACGGCAGCACCTCCGGGAAAGAGGGCAGCGGCAAGGGCGAGATCACTTTCTGGGACAACAACGGTGGCCCGCGTACCGCCGTCTGGACCGAGATCATCAAGGACTTCGAGAAGAAGTACCCGGACATCGACGTCAAGTACGTCCCGATCCCGATCGCGGACGTGCAGTCCAAGTACGACACGGCGATAGCGGGCGGCGGGCTGCCGGACGTCGGTGGCGTCGGCACCGCGTACCTCTCCAACATCGTCTCGCAGGAGGCGCTGGAGCCGGTCCAGGACCGGATCAAGGAATCCGCCCTGGACGGCAAGCTCGTCGAGTCCATGGTCGCCAGCGTCAAGGTCGCGGGCGGCCGGGGCGAGGACATGTACTCCGTGCCGACCTCCGCGAACAACGGAACGACCTGGTACCGCACCGACCTCTTCAAGGCAGCCGGCCTGGAGGCGCCCACCACCTGGGCGAAGTTCTACGAGGCGGCCGAGGCGCTGACCGACTCCAAGGACAACAAGTTCGGCTACACCATCCGCGGCGGCGCGGGCTCCATCGCCCAGGCCATCGACGCATCGTACGGACAGTCGGGCATCACGGAGTTCTGGGACGGCGACAAGACGACCCTGAACGACCCGAAGAACGTCGCCGCGCTGGAGAAGTACGCCGGCCTCTTCAAGAAGACGACACCGTCGGCCGACGTCAACAACGACTTCACCAAGATGGTCGCGCAGTGGGACACCGGCACCATCGGGATGCTCAGCCACAACCTCGGCTCCTACCAGGACCACCTGAAGGCGCTGGGTCCGGACAAGTTCGCCGGTATCCCCAACCCGCTGGGTGACAGCGGCCAGCGGGTGCAGGTCTCCAACCCCGTCGACGGGCTGGGCCTGTTCCGGGCGAGCAAGAACAAGACGGCGGCCTGGAAGTTCATCGAGTTCGCGGCCTCGCACGAGTCCAACAGCAAGTGGAACGAGGCGGCCGGCGCCATCCCCGCCAACACCGAGGCGGCGAAGGACCCCTGGATCGCCGCTTCCGAGCCGACCGCGCTCGGCGCGAAGGCCCTGACCGACGGCTCGACCACGATCGTGCAGCTGCCGTACTACCTGCCCGACTGGAACAACATCAGCAAGGCCGACAACGAGCCGGAGTTCCAGAAGCTGCTCCTCGGCAAGGTCACGGCCAAGGCGTTCCTCGACAAGATCGCCGATGAGCTGAACGCCGCCCAGAAGGAGTGGAAGGAGCTGGGCAACGGCTGA
- a CDS encoding PmoA family protein, which yields MTTALLSCAGRPVGRYSHLPAAHDGRPYLHPVTTLSGTPVTEERPADHIHHLGASVAVPDVAGYNFWGGRTFVRDQGPTELDNHGVQRHLGWKLRDPDGFVEELSWEADGTELLREHRTVAVTELSDTAWALDFSFSLTNRGTTGLSIGSPATNGRPGAGYGGFFWRAPKEPAAPAVFSADRDGEEAVHGSTSDWLALAGDGWTLVFAGATEETRRDPWFVRSTEYPGVGSSLAADRRLTVAAGATVVRRVVTVVADGTLDRDTAEAYVRKVVTA from the coding sequence GTGACCACCGCACTCCTCAGCTGCGCCGGCCGGCCCGTCGGCCGCTACAGCCACCTGCCCGCCGCCCACGACGGCCGCCCCTACCTCCACCCCGTCACCACCCTGTCCGGCACCCCCGTCACCGAGGAACGGCCCGCCGACCACATCCACCACCTCGGCGCCTCCGTCGCCGTGCCCGACGTGGCGGGCTACAACTTCTGGGGCGGACGTACCTTCGTCCGCGACCAGGGACCCACCGAACTCGACAACCACGGGGTGCAGCGCCACCTCGGCTGGAAACTCCGCGACCCGGACGGCTTCGTGGAGGAGCTCAGCTGGGAGGCCGACGGCACCGAACTGCTGCGCGAGCACCGCACGGTCGCCGTCACCGAGCTCTCCGACACCGCCTGGGCGCTGGACTTCTCCTTCTCCCTCACCAACCGGGGGACCACCGGTCTCTCCATCGGCAGCCCCGCGACCAACGGCCGCCCCGGTGCCGGATACGGCGGCTTCTTCTGGCGCGCGCCCAAGGAGCCCGCCGCCCCCGCCGTGTTCAGCGCCGACCGGGACGGCGAGGAAGCCGTGCACGGCAGCACCTCCGACTGGCTGGCCCTCGCGGGGGACGGCTGGACCCTGGTCTTCGCCGGGGCGACCGAGGAGACCCGGCGCGACCCCTGGTTCGTCCGGAGCACCGAGTACCCCGGGGTGGGCTCCTCCCTCGCCGCCGACCGGCGGCTGACCGTCGCCGCGGGAGCCACCGTCGTACGCCGGGTCGTCACCGTCGTCGCCGACGGGACCCTCGACCGCGACACCGCCGAGGCGTACGTCCGCAAGGTCGTGACGGCATGA